GAAGTTCCGCGGCGGCCGCGCCCCCGGCGAGACGATCAAACTGAAACTCGAGGAGACGGTCGCGGTGGACACGAGCCGCGACATCGCCTGATCGACGCGGCCACTCCCCCACCCCTCCCTCCAGCCGCTTCGGCCCGTCCGCCGGGGCCGGCGCGTCCGAATCCAGTCAAGTCTTAACTCCCGAGCGTAAACTCCGGATATGGACATCGCGTCGCTCCTCGAAGAGCGGATCGATCCCGGAACGTTACCGATCGCCGTGGGCGACATCGTGTTCCTGCTCGCCTTTCTCACCATCGGCGCTCTGCAACACAATCCCGGCGACTACCTCGTGGAGAACCCGCTGGTGTGGGCGGGCATCGTCGCGCCCTTCCTGATCGGGTGGATCGCCGTCTCCCCGCTGGTGGGAGCCTACTCGCCCGGCGCGGGCGAGTCAGCGAAGTCGTCGATTCCGCTGGCTGTCAGGTCGTGGATACTCGCTGCAGTCGTCGGGATGGCGCTGCGAGCATCGCCGCTTTTCGCCGGCGGGTTCGCCGTCGTGTTCGCGGCCATCATGCTCGTTGGCGGCGCCCTGTTCCTCGGCGGGTGGCGATATCTGTACTTCAAACTGTTCGGATAGGTCGATCGGACGCGAGAACTATTTTGACCGCGCCAGATACAGCCCCAGTAGCGACGCCGACGCCGCAAACGCCGCGAGCACGAAGAAAAGTGCCGTCGAGTCTGCGTACGCGAGCACGGTTCCGGCCACGGCGGCGCCGAGCGATCCGACGCCGAACACGCCCAGATACGTGTAGCCGTACGAGAGCCCCCGCGTTCCCGGCGGCGTGTACTCTGCAACCGTTGCCTGGTAGAGCGGTTGCACGACGAACAGGAACACGCCCAGGAACACGCCGAAGACGGCCAGCGGACCGATACCCATCCCCGAGACGATCGGGAACGACAGTGCGAGCACTCCGAGCATCCCGAACGCCCCGGCGATGCCGTACTCGACGGGGAACCTGTCGGTGAGTTTGCCGCCGATGTACTGTCCGACGACGCCGATCATCAACAGTCCGGCGTAGAAGTAATCGCCCGGTTCGAGCGTCTCACCGTCGACGGGATCGACTCCCAGCAGTTCCGCGACGGGACCGGGGAGCAAGTCCGCAACCGGGATCGCCTCGAAGCCGGGCAGCGCCCGGAGCAACTCCGGCAGGAACGTCAACACGCCCCGGTAGTAGAGCCCCGAGAACATCACGATCAGAAACACGAACACGAAGCTCCCCGCGAACAGCCGCTTCGACTCGGTTAGAAACTCGGCGATCGACTGGACGCCGCTTTCCGCTTTCGAACCTCCGTCGGCGGCTGCGTCGCCTGCCGTCCCGTCGGGGGCGGTCTCGTCCGGTCGCTTTACGGCAGCCTCCGGATCGAACCGGGCACGGTGAGCGAACACCGCCGCGAGCAACGCGGGGATCGAAAGCGCAAGCGCCACCGACCGCCAGTCGAACAGCAACAGCAGTATCGCGGCCACGAGCGGACCCAGCCCGATCCCCAGGTTGCCGGCGATCCCGTGGTACGCGAAGCCGGTCCCCCGCTCGTTGACCCCCTTCGAAATGAGGGACAGTCCCGCCGGGTGATAGACGCTCGCAGCGACGCCCCACAGGACGATCGCCGCGGCGACGGCGAGCAGGCTCGGGGACAGCCCCAAAAGGAGGTACGAGCCGCCCATGCCGGCGAGACAGGCGGTGATCAACTGGCGAGAGCCGATGCGGTCGACCAGCACGCCCCCCGGAAGCGCCCCGAGCCCGAACAGCCCGTAGCCGATCGTCAACACGACCCCCAGCGTCGCCTCGTTGACTGCAACCGACGTGAAGCCGAGCGACAGCGTCTCGAACTCCAGCAACCAGATGGTCACGAAGATGGGGAACGCCATCTCGTAGGTGTGGACCATCGCGTGGGCGATCATCACGAGCGCGGTGATCGCTCTGTCGTTGCGGTTCACTACTGATTTCTCTCGTCGGCGAACTGTTTAACTGTTCGATGGCGGCACGCTCTGCAGCGACTTCCCCGACAAACGAGTGCGGATGCCCGGCCTCCAGCGCGTTTCGAAGCGGCCGATTATTACCCGAGAATAAACCACGCTACACGTGAGCACACAGGTGATTTAACCAGCTATAGCAGCCTCAAATACACCGAAATCGGAATCTCCATTTCATAAGTTATACACAATTTACGAGATGGTGTTTGAATGGTCATTGGTTGGTCACGGGAAAATTTTATATACCAATTTTACATAGTATGCGATAGATTATGACTGGGTACTACGACCACGTTCTCGGGCTCATCCCCGTATCGCTGATCGGAATCACTGGGATCCTCAGCGCGTACGGGTTGCCGTTGTCGGCCGCCGTGTTCGTCGGGGCCCTTCCCTCCCTCGCCTTCATGCTCCATGCGCTCTTCGTTGCGGCCCCGACGACCGAATGGGAGAACCGCTCGCCCGCCCAGCGGTCGACACCTTCGACAGTCGGACGGAGCGAATCGGGGGCGACACAGGCGGACTGATTTGCGTTTCTGTTGCGTTTTTCGTTCCAACGGTCGAGTCGGCCGAACACGTTTTGACGTCGGGAACCGCAATCCCGAGTATGACCGAAGCACTGTTCCTTCGAAGCGACGAGGTGGCCGATCTCGCAACGCCGGCAGAGTACGTCGACGCGGTTCGGGAGGCGTATCGACAGCGCGGCGAGGGAGCCCCGGCCGAGCCGCGGACGAAGCTGATCCGCGAGGACCCAGCGGGGATGTTCACCGGCTACGCCGCCGTGTTGCCCGAAACGGGGGCGATGGGCGGATACATGTACTCGGCCGGGTTCGGCGCCGGCGACGCCTGGTTCGTCACACCGCTTTTCGACGCCGACACGGGGGAGCCCCTCGCGATCGTCGACGGGGCGTCGATGAACCCGTTCAAAACCGGCGCAGCCGGTGCAGTCGGGATCGACGCGCTCGCCCGCGGGGACGCCACCGAACTGGCGATCATCGGCTCGGGCGCACAGGCGCGGGGACAGTTGAAGGCGGCAGTGACGGTCCGGGAGTTCGATCGCGTTCGGGTGTACTCACCGACGCCGGCGAATCGGGAGGCGTTCGCCGAGGAGACGACCGACGCCGTCGATCCGGCGGTCGAGCCCGTCGAGTCGGCGGCTGCCGCCGTCGACGGCGCCGACGTCGTCGTCACGGCGACGAACGCGTCCGAGCCAGTGCTCGCCGACGCCGACGTCGAACCCGGCACGCACGTGACCGCGATGGGACAGTACACGCCCGGAAAAAACGAACTCGAACCGGAGACGATCGCGCGAGCGAGATACGTCCCCGACCTCCGCGAGAGGGCGACCCAGGACGCCGGCTCGTTTTTGGCCGCGCTGGAGGCGGAGCTGATCGACGAGGATCACGTCCACGCCGAACTCGGCGAAGTCGTCGCCGGCGTCGAACCCGGACGCACGGGTCCCGAGGAGGTGACGGTGTTCGACTCCGGCGGGACGGGAATCGAAACCACGGCTGGGGCGTATCTGCTGTACCGACGTGCCCGAAAAGCGGGTCGTGGCACCGAGATCGATTTCGCACCTGCGAGTGAAGCGCTGACCGGGAAATGACGGGGGCGTTCGTCCCTTCTGCTCCTCGAAATCCTGTTTGACACGCCTCAAACTCGCCGGGCCGGCTTCGTCGTCGGGGAGCCGTACAGCGCCCGGTACGCCCTCGGGAAGGCTGCAAGCCCGGCCACCTCCACGGTCCCACCGGCGACCATCGCAAAGAGGAACGCTCCGGCGGTGTCGAAGGTGGAGACGGCGACGGACGCGATCCCGAGCGTCGCGACTGCGAAAAGTGCCGAAAAGTAGACGAGCCTGAACGGCACCGACGAGAGCTCCCCGCGACGGGGCCACTCGCCGACGTCGATCCGCCGGCTCCGGAAGATCGCAAGCGAGAGCACCCCGAGTGCGATCGCGCTCAGCCCCGCCAACGGAACGAGGTCCGGATACCTTGCCTGGGCGAGAAACGCGGGTAGAAACGCCGGCGTCGACAGAACTGAAAACTCCACGCCAGCGAAAAACAGCATGTCGGACCAGTAGGTGAGTCGGTCGGTCGCCCGCGAGCGGAACGAGGACGGTTCCTCTTCCGCTTCGGGAGTGGATCCGTCGGCCGCCTCGGGGGACGTATCGTCAGTCGCGTCTCCGTCCGTCATTGGAGTCGATATCTGAGCAGGGCGGCGATCCCGCCGAGGTTCTTCAGCTGTTCGCCGGGTGCGAACTCCGAGGAGAACACCACGACCTCACCCCCCTGCTGTTCGACCCGCTCTATGACGTCGTCGGCGTCGACCTCCCAGTCGCCCTCCCCGTGTCGTTCGGTTCTGAGCCGTTCGTCGAGTACGAGCAGGGTTTCGACGGCGCCGAACTCTGCCGCCTCGGCCACCGCTTCCGGGCCGTAGGAGGCTTTCTCTCCCTCGGCGATTCGCTTCGTGAGTTCGTCGATCAGTTCGGCCTCCCTGGCGATCCGTGTCTCCGTCTGGACCTCCTCGACTGCACCCCGTTTGAGCACCTCGTGAACGCCGCGGTCGCCGACGCTTGCGGTGTCGACCATCGAGATCCGATCGGAAAGCTCCGACTGATTCTCCTCGATGTACTTCCGGGCGTCGGCCTTCGTGAACCCCGGCCCGGCGAGGATGATCGCGTCGGGGTCCAGATGCGAGAGCGCCTCCCCGAGCTCCGAAAACAGCTCCGCACGCGGCCTCGCGTACTCGCCTTTGCCCGTCGGTCGCGTGATCGAGGCGTACTCCTCGGTGCCGTACTGCTGGACGGTGTGGATCGAGGCGGCACCCTCCTCGACGGTCGCGATGGCGACTTCGGGGTTCTCTGCGGCTCCTTCGGCCTCTTCGAGCCGGTCGATCTGGTCGGGTTTGAACACCTTCTCGACGGTGATTTCGTCGTGCTCCTCGACGTTGAGCGTGTGGTGGTGACCGAGCTGGTCCTCCCGGGAGCAGTCCACAATGACTCCCCCGACCCGGAGCCTGTTTGCGAACCTGGCGAACTCCACGTCCTCGATTTCGATAGTGACGTGAAGGTGTTCGCGCTGGCCACCCGTGTCCCGGAGGTTCTCCTCGTCGCGCTGGATGCGGCGGGTCGTGTCACCCTCGATTCGGTCCCCGGGCTCGAGGACGTGCGAGAGATGCCACAGGTCGTCGACCGTCTCGGGCACGACTGTGATCCGTTCGCGGCCCTCCTCCCCGCGGCCGCGCTGGACGATGCGCATGAAACGGGGTTCGACACCCCGGCTAACAACGCTTCCGTTTCGATCGCCCCGTGGAACCGCCCACGTCAGGCCGGCCGCGGCAGCCCGGCGGCGTTCCGCCCGTCGGCGTATCCCTGAGCGAAGCAGTAGTAGACGGCGATCTGGACGTAAAACAGCACGAAAATACCGATGAGCAGGAAGCTGAGGAGCATCCCGACGATGCCGCCCACGATCGCGACGAGGATTCCAAACAGGATCCCGCGGGCGTACTCGGCAGTTGTCACGATCTCCCGGAGCGTACCGAACTCGAATGCGGCGCCGATCGAGTCCTCGACGGCGAAGTTGGTGACCGCCGCGGGAACGACGTACGAGACGACGATCGCGTAGCCGAGCGCGACCAGACCCACGAGCAGTCCGATGACGGCACCGGCCCCCTCGCCGACGGCGGCGCCGGCACCACCACCGATCGCCGAGAGCACCATCACCGGGATTCCGATCAACAGCCCGTATCCGAGCCCGACGACGAAGAGTTTGAGCCCGTCCACGAAGAGATCACCCCACTCCGTGAACGACGGAGCCGTCGCATCCCGACGCGACACACCCCGAAGCACCCGGACGTAATATCCCTGCACGAGGAAGATCGGGATGAGCAGGAACTGAAGAATCAACAGGATCCCGCCGATCGCGATCGTCGGAAGCCAGTCGTCGTTCGTCCGCGGATACGAGATCGCGTCTCCGAACATACTCGTTGGTTCTGAAGCCTCCTATTTAAGTAGTGTCCCGGAAACTAACGCTGTTCTTCACTGATCGTCGACGTCAGCCCACTCGAACGACGCGGAATCGTCCCCCGTCTCTTCGGCTCCGTTTCCGTCGGAGGGATCGGCCTGCAGCGACTCCCCTTCCCTGGCCGCGGCCCGCGAGAGCACGTCGCTCGCGGTGAGAGGTACCCGACGCCCGACCTGGATCTCCGGGCTCGGTTCGGGAGGGATTTCTCCGTCGATGGCTACCGGCTCGACCCCGCCGGCCGATCGTTCCGGATCCGTCGGGTCCCTCGCGTCACCCGGGACGGTGGAATCGAGCGTCTCGCTGGCTTCCTGACCGAGCGTCTCGCTGGCCCCGCGACCGTACAGGTTGTGCGCGACGACCCTGACGACGAACAGAAGCGGGAACCCGATCAGGACGGCCACGAACGGTCCGACGAGAACCAACCCGGCCAGTGTGACGAACATCGCGACCAGCCATCCGGTGGCGAACCCGCCGGAGGCGGCCACGCGAAGGATCCGCCGAGGGGAGAGCCCGGCCGCGAGCCGACCGGTGGCCGCAAAGCAGGAAAGCGCCGCGGGACGGAGATACAGGAACGCCAACAGGTAGCCGACCAGCAGCACCGAGAGGAACGCGATCGAAACCGCGTAGACGGGTTCGGCCATCCCGCCGAGATCGACCCGTCCGAGCTGGATGACCGCGCCCGCGGCGCCACCGAGTGCGACCAGGACGGCAGCCGGAAGGAGTAGCGCGCCCGAAAGCAGCAGGCTGGCGACGCCGGTCCGGTAGAGCCCACCCCATCCGACGAACGACGGCACGCTCGTTTCCCCCGCGAGCCCGCTCTGGATCACCCGCACGTAGTAGCCACGCAGGACCAGTGCCGGCGCGAGCGCGATCGGCGCCGCGAGCAGGGCAACGGGTGTGGCAACCAGTAACGCGACCCACAGCGGAACGACGACGACGGTCAGAAAAAGCAAAACCCCGCCGACGATCGCCGTTCCGATCCCGTCGTCGGAGCGGGGGAGCACCGAAAGCGCGTCCCGGAGCATACGGTATTGTCTTGACGTTGGTGTATAAAAGAGTCGACCAATCGGACCAGGTCCGAACCGGTCGGAACGAGACATTCACCGCCGTCAAAACCTGCGGCAGACAGACACTCCCGTGTGAATTGTTCGCACGGGGGAACCGAATAAAGCGGGGGAGGTGACCCGTGTGGCGACCGGAAAAAATCCGCGATCGAAACGACGTGGTTCGTCCGTGTGCGACGTTACTCGGAGACGGTGATCGCGTCGACTGGACAGGCCTGCTCGGCCTCCCGGGCCATCTCGACGAGCGACTCGTCGTCGAGTTCCTCATTGCCGTCGACGACGTACGCGAGCCCGTCCATGTCGTCCATCTCGAAGATGTCCGGCACGGTCGACGCACAGATTTCATCGCCAATACACAGGTCTTGATCGACTTCGACGGTTACCATCGGAAGATCCCTCGTCCCCGAGTATGGCGGGTTTTCGGATTAACTATTAGGCTTTTTATTTAACACCTATAAGTTACCTCGGGGTTTTGAGTCCGGGGTTCCCTCAGGTGTTCGGTACGTCGCGACGGCGCTGTGGCCGGGATCGGAGGACAGGTTCCCGTCTCACGAGGTCACTCCACGAGGTCACTCCACGAGCTGGCTTCCGCCAGGGGGGAGGAACTCCTGTATTCGGTCGGCACTGGCGACTTTGCGGACGAACGACTGGTCGGTAAACCGGTCTTTGAGCTCCCGGTAACACAGCATCGCGGCGTCGTTCTGGGCATATTTCCCGGGCCGGAGCCGGATGCTCGTGGCCGTTCTGGGCTCGATTGCGCTCGGCGGTCCGCCCAGCACACGCGACTGCGGCTCGACCTGCACGCCGACGGCGACTTCGGCGGGGACGTCACGATAGTACGTCCGGTCACCCCGAATCGCGAACCCGCCTTTTTCGAGGTACTCTCCGCTTTCGGGTGTTTTCGACACTTGCTCCGGCGAAACGGCGTACGCGTCTCCCGCGCCGCGTCCGTCCTTCCACACCGAGGAGTAAGAGACGGCAAACTGCGCCGCCTCCTCGAGGCTCGTCTCCGGGAACTCGACCTCGCGGGAGCGTTCGCTCGGCCCCGTCGCCTTCAGGACCGTCACCGGTCCGCCGTGGGCCTGCGCGTGGAAAAAGCGGTCGTTCGACTCCATGTACTTCTTGACGAGTTCCTCGTTCTGGTCGGCATTTCGCCCCCCGATCACCAGGAACCCGTCGCTCGTGTGGAACCATCGGAACCGCTCGTACCACTCGTCGGACTTCCGGATCGGTATCGACGAACGTGCGAGCCAGTCGGGCGACCGTCGTTCGCCGTCGCCGTCCTCGCCGTCGTCCCTCTCGCCGTCGCCGTCCTCGCCGTCGTCTGCCTCCAGTTCCCCGCGTTCGCGCCGCTTTTTGCGCTCTTCGAGCCGTTCGAGCTCCTCGCGCGTCTCCTGAATCGCCTCGAGGGCTCCCTCCTTTTTCCCCTCGATCCGCTTTGCCTCCTTGTACTGCAGGTCGGCGTTGCGCTCGACGCCGACGTCCGCATCGAGCTGGACGCGTTCGTCGTCGAGCTGGAGCGTCACCGTCCCGTCGCTGCCGTCGACGTCGACGACGGCCTCGGCGGCCGGGATACCGCGGTCGGCGCCCGTCACGAATTTCTCTTCGATTGTGTCCCACGGAACCCCCTCCTCGCGGGCCGACTGGACCGTCGAGAGCACCTCGTCGACGAGGTCGTAGTTCTCGTACAGCAGTTCTGCGCGCCGTCGCTTTCGGTTCGCGTCCTCCTCGAACCCCTCGATCGC
The Halalkaliarchaeum desulfuricum DNA segment above includes these coding regions:
- a CDS encoding DUF3054 domain-containing protein translates to MDIASLLEERIDPGTLPIAVGDIVFLLAFLTIGALQHNPGDYLVENPLVWAGIVAPFLIGWIAVSPLVGAYSPGAGESAKSSIPLAVRSWILAAVVGMALRASPLFAGGFAVVFAAIMLVGGALFLGGWRYLYFKLFG
- a CDS encoding MFS transporter, whose product is MIAHAMVHTYEMAFPIFVTIWLLEFETLSLGFTSVAVNEATLGVVLTIGYGLFGLGALPGGVLVDRIGSRQLITACLAGMGGSYLLLGLSPSLLAVAAAIVLWGVAASVYHPAGLSLISKGVNERGTGFAYHGIAGNLGIGLGPLVAAILLLLFDWRSVALALSIPALLAAVFAHRARFDPEAAVKRPDETAPDGTAGDAAADGGSKAESGVQSIAEFLTESKRLFAGSFVFVFLIVMFSGLYYRGVLTFLPELLRALPGFEAIPVADLLPGPVAELLGVDPVDGETLEPGDYFYAGLLMIGVVGQYIGGKLTDRFPVEYGIAGAFGMLGVLALSFPIVSGMGIGPLAVFGVFLGVFLFVVQPLYQATVAEYTPPGTRGLSYGYTYLGVFGVGSLGAAVAGTVLAYADSTALFFVLAAFAASASLLGLYLARSK
- a CDS encoding ornithine cyclodeaminase family protein gives rise to the protein MTEALFLRSDEVADLATPAEYVDAVREAYRQRGEGAPAEPRTKLIREDPAGMFTGYAAVLPETGAMGGYMYSAGFGAGDAWFVTPLFDADTGEPLAIVDGASMNPFKTGAAGAVGIDALARGDATELAIIGSGAQARGQLKAAVTVREFDRVRVYSPTPANREAFAEETTDAVDPAVEPVESAAAAVDGADVVVTATNASEPVLADADVEPGTHVTAMGQYTPGKNELEPETIARARYVPDLRERATQDAGSFLAALEAELIDEDHVHAELGEVVAGVEPGRTGPEEVTVFDSGGTGIETTAGAYLLYRRARKAGRGTEIDFAPASEALTGK
- a CDS encoding mRNA surveillance protein pelota, with amino-acid sequence MRIVQRGRGEEGRERITVVPETVDDLWHLSHVLEPGDRIEGDTTRRIQRDEENLRDTGGQREHLHVTIEIEDVEFARFANRLRVGGVIVDCSREDQLGHHHTLNVEEHDEITVEKVFKPDQIDRLEEAEGAAENPEVAIATVEEGAASIHTVQQYGTEEYASITRPTGKGEYARPRAELFSELGEALSHLDPDAIILAGPGFTKADARKYIEENQSELSDRISMVDTASVGDRGVHEVLKRGAVEEVQTETRIAREAELIDELTKRIAEGEKASYGPEAVAEAAEFGAVETLLVLDERLRTERHGEGDWEVDADDVIERVEQQGGEVVVFSSEFAPGEQLKNLGGIAALLRYRLQ
- a CDS encoding DUF4013 domain-containing protein; this translates as MFGDAISYPRTNDDWLPTIAIGGILLILQFLLIPIFLVQGYYVRVLRGVSRRDATAPSFTEWGDLFVDGLKLFVVGLGYGLLIGIPVMVLSAIGGGAGAAVGEGAGAVIGLLVGLVALGYAIVVSYVVPAAVTNFAVEDSIGAAFEFGTLREIVTTAEYARGILFGILVAIVGGIVGMLLSFLLIGIFVLFYVQIAVYYCFAQGYADGRNAAGLPRPA
- a CDS encoding DUF4013 domain-containing protein, whose amino-acid sequence is MLRDALSVLPRSDDGIGTAIVGGVLLFLTVVVVPLWVALLVATPVALLAAPIALAPALVLRGYYVRVIQSGLAGETSVPSFVGWGGLYRTGVASLLLSGALLLPAAVLVALGGAAGAVIQLGRVDLGGMAEPVYAVSIAFLSVLLVGYLLAFLYLRPAALSCFAATGRLAAGLSPRRILRVAASGGFATGWLVAMFVTLAGLVLVGPFVAVLIGFPLLFVVRVVAHNLYGRGASETLGQEASETLDSTVPGDARDPTDPERSAGGVEPVAIDGEIPPEPSPEIQVGRRVPLTASDVLSRAAAREGESLQADPSDGNGAEETGDDSASFEWADVDDQ
- a CDS encoding ferredoxin, producing the protein MVTVEVDQDLCIGDEICASTVPDIFEMDDMDGLAYVVDGNEELDDESLVEMAREAEQACPVDAITVSE
- the rqcH gene encoding ribosome rescue protein RqcH, which codes for MEPKQELSSIDLAALVTELHRYEGAKVDKAYLYGDDLLRLKLRDFDRGRVELLAEVGEIKRVHVSDPERVADAPGRPPNFAKMLRNRIAGADLAAVEQYEFDRILVFEFEREDQDTTLVVELFGEGNIAALDENGEVIGSLETLRLKSRTVAPGVQYEYPSSRLNPLTVGFDRFSRRMDESDSDVVRTLATQLNLGGLYAEEVCARAGIEKTTPIEEADDELYRAVYDALSQLRERLSSGEFDPRVYLEPASDDGDEETAEENGRVVDVTPFPLEERESQSLKSEPYDSFNAALDSYFHRLELTEESDGDAGDDGPELEEEIARKRRIIDQQKGAIEGFEEDANRKRRRAELLYENYDLVDEVLSTVQSAREEGVPWDTIEEKFVTGADRGIPAAEAVVDVDGSDGTVTLQLDDERVQLDADVGVERNADLQYKEAKRIEGKKEGALEAIQETREELERLEERKKRRERGELEADDGEDGDGERDDGEDGDGERRSPDWLARSSIPIRKSDEWYERFRWFHTSDGFLVIGGRNADQNEELVKKYMESNDRFFHAQAHGGPVTVLKATGPSERSREVEFPETSLEEAAQFAVSYSSVWKDGRGAGDAYAVSPEQVSKTPESGEYLEKGGFAIRGDRTYYRDVPAEVAVGVQVEPQSRVLGGPPSAIEPRTATSIRLRPGKYAQNDAAMLCYRELKDRFTDQSFVRKVASADRIQEFLPPGGSQLVE